CGATCGGCACCCTGGCCCGGCCGGCCACCCGCAGGCAGATCAGACCGCCCATCGAGTTTCCGGCGATCACCGCCGGACGCCCCACCACCGAGCGCAGGAACTCCTCGACCAGTTCGACGTTGCGGCCCACCCGGGCTTGCCGGTGATGCTGCGGGACGGTCTGCCCGAAACCGGCCAGGTCCAGCGCGTAGACGTATCCGTCGTGATCGGCCAGGTACGGCGCGACCAGACCCCAGTTCTCCAACGAACCGCCCAGCCCGTGCACCAGCAAGTACGTCGTGCTGGCGTGTGGGTTGCCCCACGTGCGGTAACGCACCCGCAGACCCATCAGATCGGCGTACTGGTCGGCTGCCTGCCATGTGACCGTCACGCAGGCAGGTTACGCCGCTGACCACTCCTGCAGTGACCAGCCGTCGGCGAGGTTGCCATCCAGCACGACGTACCCGGTGTTCTTCAGCGGGTGGTTGACCACGAAGTCGGGGTCGGCGTCGACGGCCCTGGTCGCTGTCCACAGACGGATCATCGCGCCATGGGCGACGATCGCGGCCTGACGCGGTGCCTGTGCCTCGATCACGGCGACGTCCGTGTCGAAGCGGGCTACGGCGTCCGCCCCACTCTCGCCGCCGGGTACCGGCGGTTGCAGGTCGCCTCGGATCCATTGCGCCAGCAGCGCCTGGTAGGTCAGCCAGTCGGTGCGGTCGACGGACATCTCCCAGGCACCCGCCTGGATCTCGTGCAGGCCAGGCATCACCTGCGGCACCAGGCCTTGTGCCGCCGCCAATGCTGCGGCGGTGTCCTGGGCGCGTTGCGCGCGGGAGCACCAGACTCCGTCAAAACGCTCCTGCCCCAATCGAATCGGCAGGTTCGCCGCTTGCTCGCGGCCGAGCTCGGTCAGGGGCGCACCGGGCAATGCCGTGTCGAGTTCGTGGGCCACATTCGCGGTCGTCTGACCGTGCCGGATGAGGAATAGCCGCATGTGGTCAGTCTTCCAGTCAGCACAACGACCACACAGACGGGTGACAGTGACCCTCACCAGGCTGGTCCCATGACCAGTTACCCAGCCCTCGCCCACACTCCTTCTACGGCAAAGGTGCCGACCGGTCGTCGTCGCGGCGGCCGGACGGCCCGCGCGGTGTGTGCCACCGCAGCGGTCGCGCTCATCGGTACCGCCGCCATCCCCGCTGCGGAGGCAGAGGCCGCCGGTGTCCGGCCGACCACGCTGCACTACGTGGCGGGAACGTCGCCGACCGCGCTTCCCGTGGTCGGCGACGCTGCCATCACCCTGGCCGCCGATTCCAGCGGTCGACTGCGCAGGATCTGAACCGCCGTCGGCTGAACTCAGATCCGCGGGTACTTCGCGGCGGCGACGTCCGCGGCGTACTGCGGGTAGTACGGCTCGTACTTGCCGTCGGTCAGCACGTAGACGACCTCGTGCTCCATGTCGCCGTACCCGGCCTCCCGCAGCTCCACCTTGCGGCTCTTGAAGGTCGAGGTGTGTTCCAGGGAGTCCACGACACGCAGGAAGAGCGGCACGGCGTACGCCGGCAGTCCGCTCGTGAGCGCCTTACCCACCTGCTCGCCGTCGAAGCTGTCACCCTCGCGCAACACGATCGCACCCATCCCGGCCTTGCCGTCGGTGCCGGGCACGGCCACGCCGTACACCGTGCACTCCTCGATCCCGGGTGCGCGACCCAGCACGGCCTCGACCTCGGTCGTCGCGACGTTCTCACCCTTCCACCGGAAGGTGTCACCCAACCGGTCGACGAAGGAGACGTGCAGGTGGCCCTGCTTGTGCACCAGGTCGCCGGAGTTGAACCAGGTGTCACCGTCCTTGAACGCGTTGCGGTAGAGCTTCTTCTCGGTCGCCGAAGGATCGGTGTAACCGTCGAAGGGCGCCCGCGAGCTGACCTTGGCCAACAGCAGCCCGGTGCCACCGTGCTTGACCTTGATCAAGCGGCCCTTCTCGTTGCGCTTGGCCTCACCGGTCTCCGGGTCGTACTCGACAACGGTGAACGGCAACGGGCAGGTGCCGGCGGTCTGGTCGATGTTGAAGGCGTTGATGAAGGCGATGTTGCACTCGGACGCGCCGTAGAACTCGGCGATCCGCTTGATCTTGAAGCGGTCCTGGAACTCGTGCCAGATGTCCGGGCGCAGCCCGTTACCGACGATGACCCGCACCTTGTGCTGGGTGTCGACCGGCTTCGCCGGCTGCGCCAACAGGTAACGGCACAACTCGCCGATGTAGACGAAGGCGGTCGCGTCGTACTTGATGCACTCATCCCAGAACTTGCTGGCCGAGAACTTCTTGGCCACGGCGAACGCCGAGCCGTTGACCAGCGCCGAGCTCAGCGCCACCGTGACGGCGTTGTTGTGGTAGAGCGGCAGCGGGCAGTAAATGGTGTCGCTGGACTTC
The window above is part of the Branchiibius hedensis genome. Proteins encoded here:
- a CDS encoding histidine phosphatase family protein: MRLFLIRHGQTTANVAHELDTALPGAPLTELGREQAANLPIRLGQERFDGVWCSRAQRAQDTAAALAAAQGLVPQVMPGLHEIQAGAWEMSVDRTDWLTYQALLAQWIRGDLQPPVPGGESGADAVARFDTDVAVIEAQAPRQAAIVAHGAMIRLWTATRAVDADPDFVVNHPLKNTGYVVLDGNLADGWSLQEWSAA
- a CDS encoding long-chain-acyl-CoA synthetase, which encodes MAAATTVRQKIHVTDVAKGLIGMAPDLGTLTREGPGLLLRKPTDKMSVGRMFEKTAAKHGDRIFLKGEDHVTFTYDAANKRVNQYAHVLKEDYGVRRGDVVGIMAHSQVEYILMLLAAVKLGAIAGLLNYNQRGDVLAHSLGLLNSKVLLLEDGMQEDLATAGDVGAAQNVLTMPDLAKLAREKGVTNPPDCAATVAKEQAYYIFTSGTTGMPKASVMSHFRWLKSYSGLGALGVRLKSSDTIYCPLPLYHNNAVTVALSSALVNGSAFAVAKKFSASKFWDECIKYDATAFVYIGELCRYLLAQPAKPVDTQHKVRVIVGNGLRPDIWHEFQDRFKIKRIAEFYGASECNIAFINAFNIDQTAGTCPLPFTVVEYDPETGEAKRNEKGRLIKVKHGGTGLLLAKVSSRAPFDGYTDPSATEKKLYRNAFKDGDTWFNSGDLVHKQGHLHVSFVDRLGDTFRWKGENVATTEVEAVLGRAPGIEECTVYGVAVPGTDGKAGMGAIVLREGDSFDGEQVGKALTSGLPAYAVPLFLRVVDSLEHTSTFKSRKVELREAGYGDMEHEVVYVLTDGKYEPYYPQYAADVAAAKYPRI